The Fusarium oxysporum f. sp. lycopersici 4287 chromosome 1, whole genome shotgun sequence DNA segment CCACCATAGAAAGTactcaatcatcaagattAAGACCCCCCAACAGCAAAGGAATCTGAAAATCAGCACCTAGCTGATCCCGATCCCTatcctcattctcatcattcGCATCTCCCCttccaacatcatcatccaaaaAGGACCAATCCGCATCCCTAGCAATGCCACCAGCATCAGGCCGTGGCGGCGCAAACAAAATCCCCATGATCCTGTCCGAGGCCATCGTCAACGACGCCTTGGAGTACAACTCCTTCATTGCCTCGGCACTCTCGACATCGAACACGAGACCAGCGTTTTCCTTGCCGATAGGAAGATGAGCACAAACGTTTGCTCGTTCAGGTTTGACGGAGTTAACGTCGACGACTTTGAGCCCGAGAGTTTCGCCGCGCTTGCTGCGGATGACTTGGAGTTTCAGAGAGTCGACGTAGCGAAGAGGGTCTTTCGGGTCGGTGGTCTTGCGAGGATCGGGAGGGACGGCATAGGCGTGGCTTTGAGGGCCCGGAGATCGGGGAAGGATTGAGGAATGGGAGGGAGGATGATGTCGAGGGAGGTGGTCGACAGTACGGGCGCGGTTTCGGCCGGTCGGGATGGCAATAGGGGCAGAGGGCTTTGGAAGTGACGACATCGTCTTGTCGGTAGCCatggctgatgttgaagtgATGCTGGTGTTCCTCTTGTGTAGATAGGAGGGTTGACTGAAAAATGTTTGggagaggagatgatgcgATTTGGTAGATATGCGAGTTGATATGCTGTCAGTCGTTGCCACTGTCGTTTGCAGCTCATGCCAATGATCGCAACAATAGCCTCAATGACTCCATTCACTGCATGAGTATCACGTGGAATACGGTGGAAAGCAACCTTGATGGGTCACAGAATTGTTGTTGCGATGCCGTTTGCTTGAGCATGTTTGCTCCATATGCTCCTTCTTCATAGCCTTGGGTTGTACACAGTATTGATACCACCAGTGACAATCGTCTTGAGAACCATGTaatcatcaacaccatacCTGCTACCCTCACGCCCCATACCAGAATGTTTGACACCGCCAAATCTACAAACAGTCAGTCATTGATCCGCTGCAACAATTGTTTGTACTTACGGAGCAGCCCAGTCTGAGATGACACCAGTGTTGATGGCTACCATACCAAACTCCAATCTCTCCTGCACGCGGTGCGATCTCGCTAGGTTGTTTGTCATGATGTAAGAAGCCAATCCTACATCAGACTTGTTCGCCCTTGCGATAACCTCGTCTTCTGTCTTGAACTTGGTCAACGCCGCAAGTGGTCCGAATGTCTCTTCGTAAGTCACGGCCATCGTATCGTCAACATCGCCCAGAACTGTCGGCTGGAAGAAGTTCTTTCCAAGATCGGGTAATCGCTGACCGCCGAAGAGAAGAGTAGCTTTATTCTTGAGGGCATCTTGGACATGTTCCTCAACCTTGTCTACACTCGTCGTCATCGGGCCGTGTGTCACTGAAGGGTCAGCACCGTTACCGACTTTAAACTTGCCGACTTCCTCAACTAGGCGCTTGGAGAATTGGTCGTAGATGCCTTCCTGGACGTAGATCCTGTTGGCGCAAACGCATGTTTGGCCGGtcaccttgaacttggcaaTGATGGCGCTGGATACCGCGGTCTCGACATCGGCCTCGTCAAACACGATGAAGGGCGCGTTGCCTCCAAGCTCTAGAGATAGCTTCTTGAGAGTATCGGCTGACTGCTTCATCAGGATCTTCCCTACTCGGGTTGAGCCCGTGAAggagatcttcttgacgacgTCAGACTCGCACAGCGCAAGACCTAGTTTCGGTGTGTTATCCAGAGCAGTGACGATATTGAGAACCCCCTTTGGCAGACCAGCGCGCTCAGCGAGGACACCGAGAATATTCCCGGAGAAAGGCGTCACACCATCCGTCTTGAGCACAATCGTACACCCAGCCGCAAGCGCAGCAGCGACTTTCCTCGCAGCCATCGCCAAAGGGAAATTCCAAGGCGTGATCAAACCACAAACACCAACGGGCTGCTTGATGACCTGAATTCTCGAATTCGGCTGCGAATGCGGGACAACATCACCATAAAGCCTCGGCGCCTCTTCCGCGAACCACTCGAAGAACCCCGCCGAGAACATCACCTCCCCTTCAGCATCCGCTTTCGCCTTTCCATTCTCCGCTGTGATGATCTTTGCGATGTCAGTTTTGTGTTCTACCAGTAGCTCTGCGATTTTGCGAATTATCTTTGCGCGCTGGCGGCCTGATTGAGCGCGCCACAGGGGAAAGGCCTCTGAAGCTGCGGAGATGGCGCTGTTGACGTCGTCGACGGTGCATTCTGGTGCTGAGCCGATGGTTGTGTTTGTCGCGGGGTTGCAGACCGGGAAAGTTTGAGAGGAAGTGAAGAGAGGCCATTCGCCGTTGATGAAGGGTCGGCTTTCGACAAGGAGGGATGGATCTTTGAGGGTAGAGGTGAGGGATGTCATTGTGGGCGGTGACCGATGCAGGTGAGCGGGGATTGAATCTGGTGACGGGTATCGTTATACAACGATCGCGAATGATGCGTTGGTGTTAGGTATCGTTATCTCTAGATACGGCGCGATGCGCTGAGGTAGTCTCCCTGTATTCGGCTTGAGATGGAGCTGCGGAGGTGTCCGGTTGATAAGCTGATCATGAGCAGTTGGGGCTTGATGTTTATGGGAAGTCCACGGTGCGGGGAAGACCCCGAGGACCGCAGATGAAACGCTGAACAAAAGgggaaggagaagaagtctcACCAATTCCGTCAAAGTTCTTGCCGCCGCTTTCCTTCGTGATGCGCCGCCCAAGAATTGCCGCTATCGAGAATCTCGGCTTGAGAAGCCGATGCTGAGTTCAGCGCAGACCTCAACCCGAGATGGATGGAGCTTTCGGTCCAGCACTCTCCGGGCTGCAGCTGAGGAGGCCGAAAAATGTATGTATCTTTACTTAATGGAGTATCATGGTTACCATTGTAGTTGTTAAAATTGTTTCGCCCTGCATGTGaactaagttctctgtgctgatataagctctcagccacacATGGCGAGAACGTGTCCTCCCCCTCGCGAAAACCgacaacctcatcatgacGGCCATAGCATTCCTTTATTCGAGCTGTTTGAATGTGGCGAGCATTAACAGTTTCGCCCGATAATATCTGGACCGGTTTCGGGCGCTTATGGCGGAGAGAACACAGCAGGATGGTTTCGACACCGATGGAAACTACCGAGTCGTCATCGCTCTGCTTGTTGTACTTGTTTCTCAGGCTGGCAAGTTTCCATCGCCATTTGAAGGCATTCGGAAGATGCTGCTTAAGAAATTGGCGACTGTAATTGTCGGTCTTCCAGAGCTTTATCACGAATCCATCAACCTATTCATCTCACCTGAGCTGAGGAGGTTAAGggagaaaaggagaagaatcgAGGAGGCTAGCGCGGTGCAAGGGCCGTATTGCAGATAATGGCTGAGAGTTGATGAGGGAGCGTATAGCATTCATCAGCATAGCACACTAGTAGTGTTGAAAGGAGTCATGGGTTTGGGTCCTCTTACGAGACTTCATCATTAGCAATAGATCCACCAATCTCACCTATAAAAACATACTCAATTATTGCTACCGTCGTTTGAATCAGCCAAACCTTCCAACCTAGAGCTTTGCCTGCAAAGATTGATCTTTCAGCGCCTCAATAACCTCCTTCGCCCCAGCATGTCCCGACGTCAAAGCACCCTCAAGATATCCCTTCCAGTGCGTCGCATATTCGGTTCCCACAAAGTGAATGTTTCCCACCGGTTTACCATAAATATCCCTATACTTGGCAAGATGTCCGATCTTTGTGACGGGTGCAAGAGCGCCACGACTAAACTCCTCATTCTGCCAGATCTGCTCAACAAACTCAAGCGGGTTATATGCTTCCGACGAATCGAAAGCGTGCGCGAGTTGATCAAGAATAACCTTTCGTCGAGTCTCAGGGGACTGTTTACTCCATTCTTCACCGGGTTTACCGTTGACGAAACAAGTGAACCCGTAGATACCTTCATCGTCGAAAGAGGTATCGCGTACAACGCAGGCTGGGCCGCGGAAGTCCATGAAAAAGCCGTTGAATCCACCATCGCGCCACCAAGGTTTGCTGTAAAACACAATGGCTTTGTTGTAATGACCTAATTTGGTGTTATTGTAGACCTCCTGTGCTCGCTTAGGTAAAGGGGGTGAGAAGGTGAGTTCTTTGAGCATAGCTGAAGGTATCGAGATGATGactttcttggccttgataACCTTTCCAGTCGTCGTTCTCACAGCGACACCTGACTTGCTTTGCTCGATTGAAGAAACGGGGCTTGAGAAGTGGATGTTCTCATGGCTGATAAGGTCAGCAAtgcccttggcgatggatTGTGTACCAGATTTGATGCGCATGTAATTACCACCCGTACGATCATCTGCTCGAATAGCTAAAAGGCCATGGTTTGTGCGACAGTATTCGATGAACCAGGCTGCGGATTCTTCAGTCAATTCTAGACCATGCATAACTCGAACCCAAAGATTCACCATCTCGAGAGTTTTGGGACCGCCGCCGAGATTTCGAACATATTGATCCAAACTGATCTGATCATCATCTTTCCGGAATCCATCGGGCTTCAAAGATTCAGCTTGGATATGATCCCTAACCATCTCAAGATTCGTCTTCTCTTCATGCGTAAACTATCCCAATCAGCACACATTCCCCAGGCTTCCAGCTCACACCATGCCTCTCATAACTTACGTCAGGCGTAATACCAAAAGGAAACTCAATTTTCCCCCCATCTGCACTGACCATCACAGCCTTATGGCCAAGTCTTTGCTTCACGATTTGATCCTCGAGTCCGAATTGTTGGATATACGACCAAACGAGGGGTTGTAGTTCATCATTTACCCAAGCAGCGCCGAGATCTGCTTTTCCGTTTGCGTTTTTGAGTGGAACAGTCCAGGATTTACCACCAACACGGTCGCGAGATTCGAGAATTGCGATCGATAGACCGGCTTTTTGGGCGGTGACTGCAGCTTGAAGACCGGAGAAGCCGGCGCCGATTATGACGAGGTCTAGCATAGTGATACTTGGGTATGCTTGGATATTGCAGAGAGAGATAGAACTCCCGTTCCGATAACCCAGGGGCCGCTATTAGGTCTAAAGGTAACGATGCTGGACGAGTCCTGTAACTGCTTCAGTCTTCAAGTGATATCCCATCAAGCTTTGGGTCACAGTAAAGTTCTCCAAACCAGATCCTATGATCTTCTGTTCGGATGCCCAACCCGAGACTGAAGACCGTCCTACCCCACCGTGGAGATCAAGTCGCTTAGCCTAACCCCCGGATTTTCTTCACCGTTCCAAGCCGGCTGAGACTACTTCATCTGGACGTATTGACATGGATAGCTTCTAGAATGACTTGTGCACGGTTGGGGTATCTGCGAGACATGGAGAACTGCTGGGGGCCCGGGCAGGGGGACGGGGACCAAGTCGGATGAGCATCCGGTCTAGAACTGATAGTTCCCTGAATTGTCACTATTAAAAGATCTCATGCTACTTAAATGATGTTAATAGGCAGGCAATACCTTTGTCCTGTGAAGACATACTTGAGTGAAATATAGCGCCCTGGAATGAACAACGAATACACTCCGGAACAAGAGCCGTCGATAAATCTTCGGCCTCCAAATTATCATAAGTTTGGTATCATTATCACAAACCCGGGCTTGGATTGCCTAAGCCAGGACTGGCTGGTGCCAATCCCTTTACCAGCGCTCTAATATTTTCTACTGGAACCGTTATCATGCATGATACAAATCCATATCAAACAATTGGCCCAAACATCGATATCTCAAACTTACcgtcatcaacaccaaaaccACTAGCACCGCTAAATATTTCCAAAAGAGTAATTATCTCGCTGCCTCACCAATCGGAAGGGCCTACTTCCCGATCCCTGCAATCTCCCCTCGATATCTCACCCACAAACATGATAAGTGAGgagcaaaaaaaaaaccgTCATGTATGACGACGACCTCGCTTTTGCTGATCTAATGTGCGATATGAAGAATTATTTCCTCATTGGGACCACTGATCCCGTGGCCAGACGCCTTTGTTTCAGCGACCAATGGGATATAGTGCATATTGTGGGGATTGATAGTGTGTTGTTCATTGACGTTGCAAGGGGGAAAGTTGGGCTTATCTAGCCACGGCATTCCAGTGAGCGAAGGCCGGTCACGTTTGTAATTGGGGAGGAATAGGTACTTGGCTGTCTAACTGCTGCATCTACCGTTGGCCAAGAAAACAAGCTATCCATTCGCAGAGCATCACAAAGTCAATTCAGACAAACCGTACATATAGTTAATGTTTCAATAATCCTTCTAGAATGTTTCAAATAGTAATATTAGCACAATAATTGGATATGCATCATACCAAGTCCGGTAGTTCATCGAGTGTCGTCCCCATATTCCCCCGGTAACGGCCACGTCAAAACCCAATCACTTGATCGGCATTTGTGCGGGGGTGCCAGGGTCAGTCGCACTCACACCCAAACTGCAGGGGAACCCAAGACACACTGCAGCCAAAAAAAACTGTTTCTTTTGGAGCTTCCATGACCAAAAGATTCTTCGACGCATCGTAAGATATCCTGCCGAAATGGCATCAGACGCGCAGAAGGAACCTcgcaagacaagaagaacagccAATGCGTATGTTATGTCACCGCTTTAAGCTTTATCTATGTGCCCCTCTCGTTTGGTGGCTGAGACTGTTCTGGGCTGACGGCGTCATAGCTGTGTCGCGTGTAGACAGAGTAAGATCAAATGCTCTGGCGATGACCCGTGTCAGAATTGCCAGCGTCGCTCTGTGCAATGTCGCTTTACAGAGGGAGGAGCAAAGGTGATGGTATCAGAGAAGTTCGTCACTAGGTGTCCTTATCTCGACCCTCACTGACGAACCCAAGATatctccaagatcttcaaAAGCGAGTAGAACAGCAACAACGCTCACCGACAAATAACATCTTCGACAGTGCAGGTCAAGTAGATACAACATTTACATATCGCTCGCCTCCCACGGCCTCAGCACCTCCGCCATACCGTTCATCAATGGACGCAGCATCCGTCCACTCTCAAAACTCTCACCCCTCATATTGTTCGCCACCAATACCATCATCTCAAGTTGGAGATAATTACTCTCCCGGATTGAAGCGCACTAACGATGCTGCTTTTGGAAACGATGTCAATGGTGAGTGCGGGGTTGATACCAGTCCTGCTTCTCCTGCGCTCACGGTAGGCTCCCAACAACAATCTGACCCTTCCGTTAAAGATCCAGCTACTTCTTCGTACTCGCAACAAACCGGCGAGTCGCCGTTGACTATCTGGCCGAGTGCCTTTACAATACCCtccaagatcatcaagaataCTCGCAAGAATAGGCGCACATGGAGTGAGTGCAAGAACTGGTGTGTGTGAGATATTCTAACTATTTCATAGTATGGCTCGCGCCGTGGTCCACGTGGTCGTTCACCTTACGACTTATGCTTATGCTTGGCGATAAGCTCCAACCAGGCGGTCTCAACATACCTCCCCAACTAATCGAAGAGGACGTCTACAAGCTCTCATGGACGCAACTAGAAAAAGCCGACGTCTGCGGCCTACCTTCCCTCGACTACGCAATCTATCTCTTCCACACCTTCAAATTCCACCTCGGCCAGACATACCGTCTTTTCGACGAGGTAGAATTCGTGAACCAGATCCGTGATTTCTATTCTGATGCGCAGAGCAAGGCAGAGGAGAACCGCCTCTGGTATGTCAAGTTTCTCTTGATTCTAGCCTTTGGAACAGCCTTTCTCTCATCCCAGCCTCTCCCATCCAAGGAACCCCCCGGTGCAAAGTTCTTTGTGCGTGCGATGGGTCTGATGCCGGATCATACGGCTCTTTGGAAGGATAGCTTATTTGCGATAGAGGTTTTGGCCATGGTTGGCTTGTATTTGTATTCGATTGATGAGAGGGAGTCTGCTCACGTATATGTAGGTACTTTCGAGGAGTGTGTGTTTCATTACTAACGAGTATATAGCTTGGCCAGGCTATTCGAATTGCTCAGTTGGAAGGTCTGCATACGCAGTTACCTGATAATGAGCTCGGCAGTGAGACAGTCACATCTTGTCGTGATTTATGGTGGACATTGTATATCATGGACCGGCATTTTTCGTCTTCTTTGGGGCTTCCTATGTCTGTTCAAGATAGTGACATTTCTACACCAGTCAACCCACCAAACGTTGGGTCGCAAGATGATAGCGCTCGCAGTCTTCAAGTGAATCTGTCTCATCTTCTGTCCGTGATATTGACCAGTAAGTTTCAGTCCGAAGAATCCTCCATCGATTTCTAACCTTTCAGCACTCTACAAGCCAGAGAAAACACCACTTGACCAGTTCCTCGAGCAAACCAAGTCAATCCTCCATACACTCGCCCATCACGCCCAAGAAATAGAAAGAATCATATCACTCAAATTTCGAAACTCGGTTGATACCATGCCTCGAGGCACAAAGTATATAACCCTTCTTTACCACCAAGTAAGCCATCCACTACTTTCTCATCGACAGATTTAACAGCCCCAGTGCGTTATCGTCGCCACAAGACCACTTCTACTCTCAGTCCTCAAGGAACGTCTTGACATTCTCGGCCAACCAGGTAATGAGAACTCCGAAGCATTCCTCGGCCAAACAGCGGCCGTCATCTCAACCGGTATAA contains these protein-coding regions:
- a CDS encoding succinate-semialdehyde dehydrogenase (NADP+), translating into MTSLTSTLKDPSLLVESRPFINGEWPLFTSSQTFPVCNPATNTTIGSAPECTVDDVNSAISAASEAFPLWRAQSGRQRAKIIRKIAELLVEHKTDIAKIITAENGKAKADAEGEVMFSAGFFEWFAEEAPRLYGDVVPHSQPNSRIQVIKQPVGVCGLITPWNFPLAMAARKVAAALAAGCTIVLKTDGVTPFSGNILGVLAERAGLPKGVLNIVTALDNTPKLGLALCESDVVKKISFTGSTRVGKILMKQSADTLKKLSLELGGNAPFIVFDEADVETAVSSAIIAKFKVTGQTCVCANRIYVQEGIYDQFSKRLVEEVGKFKVGNGADPSVTHGPMTTSVDKVEEHVQDALKNKATLLFGGQRLPDLGKNFFQPTVLGDVDDTMAVTYEETFGPLAALTKFKTEDEVIARANKSDVGLASYIMTNNLARSHRVQERLEFGMVAINTGVISDWAAPFGGVKHSGMGREGSRYGVDDYMVLKTIVTGGINTVYNPRL
- a CDS encoding monoamine oxidase, translated to MLDLVIIGAGFSGLQAAVTAQKAGLSIAILESRDRVGGKSWTVPLKNANGKADLGAAWVNDELQPLVWSYIQQFGLEDQIVKQRLGHKAVMVSADGGKIEFPFGITPDFTHEEKTNLEMVRDHIQAESLKPDGFRKDDDQISLDQYVRNLGGGPKTLEMVNLWVRVMHGLELTEESAAWFIEYCRTNHGLLAIRADDRTGGNYMRIKSGTQSIAKGIADLISHENIHFSSPVSSIEQSKSGVAVRTTTGKVIKAKKVIISIPSAMLKELTFSPPLPKRAQEVYNNTKLGHYNKAIVFYSKPWWRDGGFNGFFMDFRGPACVVRDTSFDDEGIYGFTCFVNGKPGEEWSKQSPETRRKVILDQLAHAFDSSEAYNPLEFVEQIWQNEEFSRGALAPVTKIGHLAKYRDIYGKPVGNIHFVGTEYATHWKGYLEGALTSGHAGAKEVIEALKDQSLQAKL